The Miscanthus floridulus cultivar M001 chromosome 7, ASM1932011v1, whole genome shotgun sequence genome includes a region encoding these proteins:
- the LOC136466681 gene encoding thiosulfate sulfurtransferase 16, chloroplastic-like isoform X2 produces the protein MASAVTSSEKEQAIPTIDADQAHALLSSGHGYVDVRMREDFDKAHAPGARNVPYYLSVTPQGTEKNPHFVEEVAAFCGKDDVFVVACNTGNRSRFATADLLNAGFKNVRNLQGGYRSFLQSANQQRPQQQ, from the exons ATGGCGTCTGCAGTGACCAGCAG TGAAAAGGAGCAGGCCATCCCTACCATCGACGCTGACCAAGCGCATGCGTTGTTGAGCTCTGGCCATGGCTATGTGGATGTCAG GATGCGGGAGGACTTCGACAAGGCGCATGCACCCGGTGCTCGGAATGTTCCCTACTACCTGTCAGTCACGCCGCAAG GGACGGAGAAAAATCCACACTTTGTAGAGGAAGTGGCTGCGTTCTGTGGGAAGGATGATGTCTTCGTTGTG GCTTGCAACACGGGGAACAGATCCAGATTCGCGACTGCAGACCTTCTAAACGCG GGGTTCAAGAACGTGAGGAACCTGCAAGGTGGCTACCGCTCCTTTCTCCAGAGTGCAAATCAGCAGCGACCTCAACAGCAGTAA
- the LOC136466679 gene encoding tyrosine-sulfated glycopeptide receptor 1-like codes for MGFSSLALGMLLLLSLSSVSSHATPCPDQDKRSLLRFIAELSVDSGLAMSSWWNDTADCCLWKGITCNGDGVVTEVSLPGRGLQGRISPALGELTGLLHINLSWNALSGGLPLEQLMSSGSIVTIDVSFSYLKGELGELSSSVTHGRPLQVLNISSNQFTGEFPSRTWKLLKNLVTLNVSNNSFSGQVPSSFCLASASITVLELQCNQFSGKIPLVLGNCSNLKVLKAGHNNLGGTIPDELFNATSLEHLSLRNAGLQGTLDGSPIGKLSDLVTLDLGENNFTGTIPDSIGLLKTLEQLHLDYNMMSGELPSTLCNCTNLVTIILKNNYFSGELTKVNFSTLINLEMLDLLYNNFSGTIPGSIYSCSNMVALRLSYNNFHGQLSPRIGNLESLIFLSIGSNNFTNITNTLHVLRDCKNLTFLYLETNFKGEAMPQDETVDGFQNLQVFTLHMCSLSGKFPHWISRLKNLKVLLLHNNQLNGPIPAWIKSLESLLYLDISNNRFAGEIPSALMELPMLTTGRAPTQLDPMVFELPVSLGQSLQVRETSGIPKVLNLGHNNFTGVIPQEIGQLKSLTTLNISFNMLSGEIPQQLCNLSNLQVLDLSSNHFTGALPSDLNTLHFLSAFNVSNNDLKGPIPTGGQFSTFPNSSFEGNPELCGVMVNQLCGRAEAPPGFSTLSKEQSDRRVAFVIAFGPFFVVGVLYDQLVLAKYFG; via the coding sequence ATGGGTTTCTCCAGCCTTGCTCTCggcatgctgctgctgctctccttGTCCTCTGTCTCCTCTCATGCCACTCCGTGCCCTGACCAGGACAAGAGATCCCTCCTCCGCTTCATTGCGGAGCTCTCAGTTGACAGCGGCCTTGCCATGTCGTCATGGTGGAACGACACAGCAGACTGCTGCTTGTGGAAAGGCATCACCTGCAACGGAGACGGGGTGGTCACAGAGGTCTCCCTGCCCGGCAGGGGACTCCAAGGGCGCATCTCGCCGGCCCTTGGTGAACTCACCGGGTTGCTGCACATCAACCTTTCATGGAATGCGCTGTCTGGTGGACTTCCACTAGAGCAGCTCATGTCCTCCGGTAGCATAGTCACCATTGACGTCAGTTTCAGTTACCTCAAGGGAGAGCTAGGTGAGCTGTCATCTTCAGTCACCCATGGCCGGCCACTGCAGGTGCTGAACATCTCGAGCAACCAGTTTACTGGAGAGTTTCCATCAAGAACATGGAAGCTGTTGAAGAATCTGGTCACGCTCAACGTGAGCAACAACAGCTTTAGCGGGCAGGTACCATCTTCTTTCTGCCTTGCCTCGGCATCCATCACCGTTCTTGAGCTTCAGTGCAATCAGTTCAGTGGAAAGATTCCCCTCGTGCTCGGCAACTGCTCTAATCTCAAAGTGCTTAAGGCTGGTCACAATAACCTAGGTGGGACTATCCCTGATGAACTGTTCAATGctacctcgttggagcacctgtcaCTTCGTAACGCCGGTTTGCAAGGAACACTTGATGGTTCACCTATTGGCAAACTCAGTGATCTGGTTACTCTAGATCTTGGAGAGAACAATTTCACAGGCACGATTCCAGACTCCATAGGTCTGCTCAAGACGTTGGAACAGCTCCATTTGGACTACAACATGATGTCTGGGGAGCTACCATCAACTCTGTGCAACTGTACAAATCTCGTAACGATTATCCTCAAGAACAACTATTTCAGTGGAGAACTTACCAAGGTCAACTTCTCCACCCTGATCAATCTAGAAATGCTAGATCTTCTGTATAACAACTTCAGTGGCACAATTCCAGGAAGCATCTACTCTTGCAGCAATATGGTTGCACTGCGACTGTCCTACAACAACTTCCATGGGCAGCTTTCGCCGAGAATAGGCAACTTGGAGTCCCTTATTTTCCTATCAATTGGCTCCAACAATTTTACAAATATAACAAATACACTTCATGTCCTCAGAGATTGTAAGAACCTTACCTTCCTATATCTGGAGACCAACTTCAAAGGTGAAGCCATGCCACAAGATGAAACGGTTGATGGTTTTCAGAATCTTCAGGTTTTCACATTGCATATGTGCTCATTGTCTGGAAAATTTCCTCATTGGATATCAAGGCTCAAAAATTTGAAGGTATTATTATTGCATAACAATCAGCTCAATGGACCAATACCTGCCTGGATCAAAAGCCTAGAGTCACTACTCTATCTAGACATATCAAATAACAGATTTGCAGGGGAAATACCAAGTGCCCTAATGGAGTTGCCAATGCTAACGACAGGAAGGGCTCCAACCCAATTGGACCCTATGGTATTTGAGCTACCTGTTTCTTTAGGTCAATCGCTTCAGGTCCGGGAAACAAGTGGGATCCCAAAAGTGCTGAATCTTGGTCACAATAACTTCACTGGTGTGATTCCCCAAGAGATTGGTCAGCTGAAATCACTGACCACGCTCAACATTAGCTTCAACATGTTATCAGGGGAGATACCACAGCAGCTCTGCAACCTGTCAAACCTGCAGGTGCTTGACTTGTCTAGCAACCATTTCACAGGCGCACTCCCGTCGGATCTCAACACCCTGCACTTTTTGTCTGCATTCAATGTTTCTAACAACGACTTAAAAGGGCCAATCCCAACTGGAGGCCAGTTCAGCACATTCCCAAATTCAAGCTTCGAAGGGAACCCAGAGCTGTGTGGTGTCATGGTCAATCAGCTATGTGGCCGGGCAGAAGCACCTCCTGGCTTCTCCACTCTCTCCAAAGAACAATCAGACCGAAGGGTTGCCTTCGTGATTGCTTTTGGGCCTTTCTTTGTTGTAGGGGTACTTTATGACCAATTAGTCTTGGCAAAGTATTTTGGCTAG
- the LOC136466681 gene encoding thiosulfate sulfurtransferase 16, chloroplastic-like isoform X3 produces the protein MGLLQDAGGLRQGACTRCSECSLLPVSHAARSVSWFCLLTDSGGLRGSIGTEKNPHFVEEVAAFCGKDDVFVVACNTGNRSRFATADLLNAGFKNVRNLQGGYRSFLQSANQQRPQQQ, from the exons ATGGGTCTTCTCCAGGATGCGGGAGGACTTCGACAAGGCGCATGCACCCGGTGCTCGGAATGTTCCCTACTACCTGTCAGTCACGCCGCAAGGTCAGTTTCTTGGTTCTGCTTGCTCACTGACAGTGGGGGCCTGCGGGGATCGATTG GGACGGAGAAAAATCCACACTTTGTAGAGGAAGTGGCTGCGTTCTGTGGGAAGGATGATGTCTTCGTTGTG GCTTGCAACACGGGGAACAGATCCAGATTCGCGACTGCAGACCTTCTAAACGCG GGGTTCAAGAACGTGAGGAACCTGCAAGGTGGCTACCGCTCCTTTCTCCAGAGTGCAAATCAGCAGCGACCTCAACAGCAGTAA
- the LOC136466681 gene encoding thiosulfate sulfurtransferase 16, chloroplastic-like isoform X1, with the protein MASAVTSSEKEQAIPTIDADQAHALLSSGHGYVDVRYACTIYTEASMILRSAANELTGTKWVFSRMREDFDKAHAPGARNVPYYLSVTPQGTEKNPHFVEEVAAFCGKDDVFVVACNTGNRSRFATADLLNAGFKNVRNLQGGYRSFLQSANQQRPQQQ; encoded by the exons ATGGCGTCTGCAGTGACCAGCAG TGAAAAGGAGCAGGCCATCCCTACCATCGACGCTGACCAAGCGCATGCGTTGTTGAGCTCTGGCCATGGCTATGTGGATGTCAGGTATGCGTGTACTATATATACTGAAGCTTCCATGATCTTGCGATCAGCTGCGAATGAACTGACGGGGACGAAATGGGTCTTCTCCAGGATGCGGGAGGACTTCGACAAGGCGCATGCACCCGGTGCTCGGAATGTTCCCTACTACCTGTCAGTCACGCCGCAAG GGACGGAGAAAAATCCACACTTTGTAGAGGAAGTGGCTGCGTTCTGTGGGAAGGATGATGTCTTCGTTGTG GCTTGCAACACGGGGAACAGATCCAGATTCGCGACTGCAGACCTTCTAAACGCG GGGTTCAAGAACGTGAGGAACCTGCAAGGTGGCTACCGCTCCTTTCTCCAGAGTGCAAATCAGCAGCGACCTCAACAGCAGTAA